The nucleotide window CTAAGCTGAGCATCGAGTCTTTTTTATCTGGTTGCATTGATCTCAAGTAAGTATGTTCATACTTGTCTTGGCTGCATAAAAGCAATAATAGTTGCATAAATGGtacaaataatatttttaatccTCAAAACCAAGGGACTTTAGAGAAGAAGACTAGTGCGAAAAAGCATAATGTCAGAACAAAGTCTCACCATTACAGAACTCACGTCGATGAAAACTTTCGTCACCATTATGACTCGAAAGGGAGAAGGGGCAAGTCTCATCTTCTCTACCAAGAGTGGTAGCACCATCATTATGACCagaaagagagaggagggaAGTCCCATCTTCCCATTATGACTAGAAAGAGAGTGGGCGAAGTCCTATCTTCTCTACCAAGAATATTAATAGTGCACCATTATGACTAGAAAGAGAGAGGGTGAAAGGATAGTAGCGCCGCCCTCTATGAAATTctcaacaatttaatttcacaaTATTTGGCCTAATCCTTAATTATAGTCAAACGTTGGGGTGTGTGTGTAATGACTAATGAGTTAATGGAATGAAGTTCAACGAACCATGACACGCAGTGGACAAGTAGCTGATTCTTGAAGGAACCCAAAACTTGGGCCTGAGCCCATAGTCGTTACCCAAAGCTAGTGAGCCAACAACAGGAAAGAAACTCCTGAGTACAGCTTGGGCCAGTGACCTAGCTTCGAAGAAGGtaggaaagaaggaaaagagTGAAAAAATCTCCAAGCCAATGAGCCACTCGTTTGTTCTTCCAATTATTCATCATATTATTTCTCTAGTTACGTGAGGTTTATGGTCTTGTTAATCGTAAAATCTTCAATTTAGTTTGATTCCATTGAGCTGTTCATGAAATTTGGCTACTCATCGATTCATTTGCATCTTTTTTCATACTAATTTTCCCTCGATTTACGCTATATATTGTGTATTGTAACTAATAAGAATATACAAAAATGTCTCAGGATTAAGATTTAGGATGAGTATTGTCCAGTTTGAATCAAATTCAGGCTTGTTTTCTGTATATGTTGCTAATATTTTTAGTAACTTTCCCATTCTACTTTAGAATATGTATAGTTATGATAATTTTACAAAATGAGGTACTAAACTGTTGATTAGCTGAAAGTTCAGGAACTGTAGGTGACTTTTTCTCCAAAAATAATATTATTCGATAATCAAGGTGACAGCTATtagtgagatttttttttcgATGGCAAGCTACTAGTGAGATTGAAGTTTGTTTTCTCCTGTAATATTTGTGGCTGGGCTGCCTTATTGAGCCTGCTTGCAATTACTGGGCTTTAAGAATCTCTTTATCAAAcccaaagaataaaaaatggGATCGTTTGGAAATTTCTGAGACTAGTAATAGGTGTTTGGGACCTTAAGCTATGAAGAAGCATAGAAATCTCAGAGCACTGAGAGCAGCAGGGCAGCTCCTCTCCACTGGTTCAATATTTCTCCACATTTTGCACTCACTTTCACTGCAACCTGTGGCTGAGGTTCGTACTTCCAATTATTCATCAAATTATTACATTccctttcctcttcttcctttgtagattttgattcaaCTACTTACGTCAGGAAATAAGATACCCTCAACTCAAAGTTCTTTTGACACTCAAATTTTAGGTACTTCTTGATAAAACATGggtttgattttatttgggACATCAAATAATAGATGGATAGATATGTTGTGATATTATCTATCTCTATACTTGCTTCATTGGTCCTCATTGAACCAACATAATGAGGTCCTCATGGCAATGTATATATTCAAATTTTTGCTACTGTTTGGTGATGGGTCATAACTTGCTGCAAAAGAAACCCTCAAAATGCAGACATTGTATAAAAGAGTAGTGCAAGACTTTAAtctttcagaaaacaatatacATGGATAGCTACATTTGAATAGGAATGCATAATTCCCTAAATATGATATAAACAAGATCATCTATTTTTACTACTACGAGTCGTATGGAAACAAATGCACAGATCAGTTCTTAATGATTGATTCAAGTGCAATGTCCTGCTGTCTGTAGGAATATGCATTTTGGGATGATAGCACCTGAGAAACCATTTGCATTGTTGACCTTGATTGTGGATGGGAATATCTGCACTCGATTGCAGTCTTGCAATGGTAATCAGTTCATCCTCAACATCAGGTGTCGGAGGGGGAAGCCGTTGGTCCAACAAATCCATCAGTGACATGTTTTCATTTGCTGAAGGATTCGGAAATGAGGAGACCAAATCACCCAGATGCTTCCCCATTAGGACTTCCAGTGCCAGCACTCACATTTCTCAGTTACCTTCATAGTGAAAGCGAGCTCtgcgaaaagaaaagaaacgaaCATAAACCAATTGATAACtatacttgaatgaaaatttagaAAACACATCTAGTTAGTGTACCTGGGGCTACATATCCATATGTTCCTGCCGGGGTTGTCCAATTTGATGAGTCTGGATTTAAAAGCTTGGCAGTGCCAAAGTCTGCAACACAGGGCTCACAGTCGTCATTGAGCAAAATGTTGCTGCTTGATGTGTCTCGATGCACAATAGGTAGCACACAATCATGATGCATATAAGATAAGGCGTGAGCCACGCCTTTAACTATATTCACCCTTGTACTCCAGTTCAATTTCTTTGCTTCTAATCATTGCTCAAGTTTGCAGAGAGGCTTCCCTTTTCTAGATACTCATACACCAAGGAGTGATGCACATTTGAACAAAAACCAAGAAGTTTCACAATGTTTCGGTGTCGTATCTCCAGTAGTGCCCTTATTTCATTGAAAAACTCCTTCTGAGATGCCTCTTCACTATCATGTACTGGATAGAGTTTCTTCACGGCAACTATGCTGCCAGATGGTAGCTTTCCCTTGTAGACAGTTCCATAGCCACCCTTCCCAATGCAACATGCAGTGTCAAAATTGTTGGTTGCTTCCATGATTTCTCCATACATTTTTCTTCCATCAAAATGGGCTATTGCAAAGACTTCATTTTGCACATAGCTCTCTTCTGTGTGTTggtgtttctttcttcttcttctaattaaGGCAATTCCAAGTAAAGCAAGTAAAAGTACTCCCAAAACAGGGAACACGATTAAAAACACTAGCTTTCTGTCCTTATTTGAGGTACTTTTATTTCCTGCAGAAGGATTGCAGGGTTGCAGTCCTACAACATTGCCACACAATCCATTATTCCCTTCCAAGGAACCATTTTGAAATGCTTTGCTGTCAGGGATGGCGCCCTGCGACTGATTGTAGGACATGTCAATGTGCAACAAGCCAGGCATTTCACCAAAAGATGTTGGAATGACACCGGAAAGATTGTTGCGGGATAGATTCAGATCCTCCAAGCTCTGCAGCTTGCTCATTTGTGATGGTATGTTACCCTCCAGTGAGTTACAACTTAAATCTAGCTGGGACAGTTGAAAAAAGTTCCCAACTGTAATGGAATCTCCTGACTGAACTTGTTGTTGCTCAGATTCAAGTAGATTAGTTTCAACATGTCACCTATAAAGCTTGGAATTGACTCGTTAATTTTGTTGGTGGACAGGTCTATATATTCAAGGTCAGTCAGAGATGCAAATGTGGAGGGTATAGGACCAGAAAGTTGATTATCACCCAACTTCAGATTCAACAAACTTAGCCTCCCAAGATCTTCTGGAATCACACCAACTAAATGATTGGAAGAGAGATCAAGCAACTGAATTTGAGTTGCATTGCTAAGCTCTGGTGGTATGCTACCGATAAGGTTGTTACCCGCAAGTAGGAGGCTCGTTAACTGTGGGCATTGTCCCCAGTTTTGTGAGATTTCACCATATAACTTATTGTTGCTTAGATTTATATAATCAAGATTTGGATACACTTCAAAGTCTTGAGATACATTGCCAGTCAATTGGTTCCCTTCAAGACGTACTCTGAATAAGCTCTGGCAATTTTTCAAGCTCTCGGGGATTGGACCTATCAAATCATTGTTGTATGCTGTGAAGTTTTGAAGCAATCCACCTCTGCAAATGTTTTGGGGCAAATAAGCAGAAAATCGGTTGGTATCAAATTGCACAATTGTCATCTTTGTGAGATTTCCTATCTCTTGGGGGATGGAGCCAGAAAGTTGGTTATCACGGAGGAACAAGCTTACTAAGTTTTCCCAGTCACCCAAGGAAGTTGGAACCGAGCCATTTAGTTGATTCTGGCTCAACTGTAGATCCACCATAGATCTcaagttccctattaggaatactGCCAGAAAGTTTGTTTGAATAGAGATAAAGAAGGGTAAGATTTGGCAGATCACCTATGGATGCCGGAATTGAACCAGAAAGATTGTTTGATTGAATGCTCAGTTGCACAAGAGACTTCATCTTTCCTATTTCTGAAGGGATAGAACCAGAAAGGTTGTTGTAGGCTTAGTACAACACAATTAGATTTTCCAAGTTTCCACGAGGTGAGATTGTTATTCCCGGTTTGATTCAGAAAGCTGGCTTTCCATTTGAGAAGTGCCTCTAAGTTTCAATTCTGAACTCTGATGAATTAGACAGGCATTATACACAAAACCCTTGATCATAATCCTTTATGCTGAATCAAGAGCCATGAAACCTCTAATTTATTGTTTGTTGACATTATGAAATTTATAAAGGTGTGAAACAGTCTGTATAGTGGGGAATTTGGAATCTTAGTTAAAGTCTGCGCCTATATCTTATGACTTTTGAATGTAAACAATTATATCATTTTCTCATAATTATACCAAGGCTCAATCTTTCTAGTTTCAAATGCTATATATGCTACTTCATTGAACGTATTTTTTAGGTCTGCATTTGCTGAAGAAATTCtagaagaaaatgagaaattgtcATTTCTGGCCTTGATGTAGATACTGATGTATTGTGTTgttgattttataattttacCGTAGTTAAGATGGACTGAGCTGGATAGTATAGTGTTGTGCTctggcctcttttttttttttttttcaattggtgAAATGACCTCCTGCCAACGAAATAACGTCGGCACGAGTGGTTAGTTTTGTTCAGCATTCCAATTCCAATATACATCCCCACTTTGGTTAGTATTATCCCCAGTATACAATGAGGCAAAAGGAAGAACTGAAATTTTCAAAGCTAAGTCTCTTCGCTTCTTGAAGATGCCCCAAACTGAACTAATTCTCTAACTCTCTGCATTGTTTCACTGAAATAATAGAAAGCAAATTTCAGTCTTGATAAATAAAATGAGAATCCATATTTGAAATATTTGTATAAGTACAGACATGTATCCACACTAAATATTCATTGGCCTCACATGTACATAAATGCAGACAAATAGATATATGAACAATAAAACAGAGTTAACAAAGTAATGAATATAAAAGTCGGTGAAGCTGGAATTTGGCATTTGAAAATCTCCCTCCCTTCCTCTGTGACTCATCTTCTAactctactaaaaaaaaaactcatcttCTCACTCTACAATTATCAAAATTTTGCAGCGAACTCTTTACTGTGCTGTTAGTACCTATATGAGCTTTAGATACTCACAAATTTAATTCCATGTACCCCTTTTGAACTTATTCATTTCTTGGATTCCACGATGTTGAAATGTTCATTTGAgaacaattttatttgtttggtTCTTGCTTTTTAATTTAAGTGTAATATCTGTGGGCATTTGTTAGTCAAAATGTTGCATGCTATGTACATAAGCAATGTAAGCCATGTTCCCCATGTCAAGCTGCATCTACTGACATGGAATAATCCCAAATACCCGAGTTCAACAGCTTTATCTTCTAAGCAACAAACTTccaaaaaattaaagatttcaGTCAAACCAACATTTACTTTCTAGCTAAAAAAGCTGTATACAGTTCTTGAATTACCCTAAGAACACTCAACAATTTCCAAGGGCTTCTCGCCCAAGCTTGATTCAGAATGACTGCTAGTAAGTGATGCTACTGTCCTAGATGATGAGTCCAAATGGGGGCTCGCCTCCCCAACACCCATTCCAACGCCAAGTAGTCCAATGCAATCAATTCTCAAAAACCTAAAAGCATACAGTAATTGTTAAAATCAGGGTGGTAAACAACAAAGCAATTACGCAAAAGCTGtctacaacaacaaaagaaagtaaCCAAGTACAAGCTATAGTTGGTAATGGGGGCTTTCTATTTTGTAAACATCTGAATTTCAAGTCCATTCCATTTGTGTTAATAATCTTTAATCCAACTACATTCTAGTTATAAAACCAATCTTCATGTGATCCAAGATCCAAATTTCTAATCCAATATAAGCTGAAGTGATATATACATCCGCAATACTAACAGAACTCCATGATGACCCAACTGAGGAATCTTCATAATCCAAGCAATGATCAAGTAACATGCATACCTGCACTAGATAATATAATATGACAGAACATCCTTCAGAGTTCAGATTATACTACAACGACtggagacacacacacacacaagctcTCATCAGGACACCTGAACTATGAAAAAAGTAATACGACAGAACATCCTTCAGATTATACTACAACAACAACTggagacacacacacaatatCATAGAAAAAATAAGTGCTAAATTTGGAGTGCAACAAGGAAATGCCATTGTGATGGATTTATAAATCAGATCGACAAAACATCCAAGGTTGCTAAAGGGGCAGCGCagttttgaatttccaaattTCCTAGTGATATTGAGAAAGAtttatttcaaatattcaaataactTCAGACTGAATCTTTAAGCAATGCTAATAAACCAGGATCTACTGTATCCTTCGACAATAAATCAACAGTCATTTCCATAGTTGATGCATCTGCAGAGAAACCCCTCTCAAGCATTTCTTGAATAAGTCTCGTAGCCCTTGATGTCTCCTTGTTATTGATAAAACCTTGGATAATGGTGTTATAGGTGCAACCATTTGGAGAACATCCTTTCCCTCCCATTTCTCTCAGCAACTTTTCTGCTTCAATTATTAAGCCATGATGACAAAGGCCCTGAATCATTATAGTGTATGTTCTCACATTAGGCTGAACTCCTTTTGCTGATAAGCAAGAGAAGACATCTCTTGCAGGTTCAATTTTTTCAGCTTTGCACAAACCTTCAATGACAACATTGTAAACTACTATATCAAGCTCCAATTTGTTGGCTTCCATCTCTTTAAGCAATTCTATTGCCGTAGAAAGTTGCTGATTGTTACACAGGCCATCAAGTATCACAGCGTAAGTTTGACCATTTGGAAGTTGGCCACAACCTTGCATCTCAGAGAACAACTCTTCTGCTTCTTGAATTCTCCCCGCTTTGCAAAGACCATCAATAAGAGTGTTATAAGTAACGATATCAGGAACAAGTTCCAAACGACGCATTCCCATGAAAATTTTGTTAGCCTGATCGATCTTTTTACCCTTGCAATATCCATTAATTAATATGTTACAACTCCAAACATTAACCATGAATCCCTTGCTAATCATCATATCAAAGACTAGTTTCGCCTCGTCCATTTCTCCTCGCAAACAGTA belongs to Rosa chinensis cultivar Old Blush chromosome 4, RchiOBHm-V2, whole genome shotgun sequence and includes:
- the LOC112200714 gene encoding MDIS1-interacting receptor like kinase 2; its protein translation is MSKLQSLEDLNLSRNNLSGVIPTSFGEMPGLLHIDMSYNQSQGAIPDSKAFQNGSLEGNNGLCGNVVGLQPCNPSAGNKSTSNKDRKLVFLIVFPVLGVLLLALLGIALIRRRRKKHQHTEESYVQNEVFAIAHFDGRKMYGEIMEATNNFDTACCIGKGGYGTVYKGKLPSGSIVAVKKLYPVHDSEEASQKEFFNEIRALLEIRHRNIVKLLGFCSNVHHSLVYEYLEKGSLSANLSND
- the LOC112197608 gene encoding pentatricopeptide repeat-containing protein At1g12620-like gives rise to the protein MCFSVLVDIFCKEGMVVEAKSVVDMMIQRGIEPNAITYSSLMDGYCLRGEMDEAKLVFDMMISKGFMVNVWSCNILINGYCKGKKIDQANKIFMGMRRLELVPDIVTYNTLIDGLCKAGRIQEAEELFSEMQGCGQLPNGQTYAVILDGLCNNQQLSTAIELLKEMEANKLELDIVVYNVVIEGLCKAEKIEPARDVFSCLSAKGVQPNVRTYTIMIQGLCHHGLIIEAEKLLREMGGKGCSPNGCTYNTIIQGFINNKETSRATRLIQEMLERGFSADASTMEMTVDLLSKDTVDPGLLALLKDSV